A DNA window from Vanessa cardui chromosome 16, ilVanCard2.1, whole genome shotgun sequence contains the following coding sequences:
- the LOC124536234 gene encoding 39S ribosomal protein L52, mitochondrial translates to MNTLTKAISCLTYTKLNTISRSLSCTPALYTKQWRVNQGLSVNRTAEGILTDGQDYTFLDGRPTPLLQKQKKRMLRNQEYASQIVSMCSEVDFAKQRHQNAIRAKEEERQSIISNRLKPKGKALWKK, encoded by the exons atgaatacattaaCAAAAGCGATAAGCTGCTTAACATACActaaac TAAACACCATCTCTCGTTCTTTGAGTTGTACACCAGCGCTGTATACCAAGCAATGGCGAGTAAATCAAGGCTTGTCGGTCAATCGGACGGCTGAGGGTATTCTCACTGATGGACAGGATTATACCTTCTTAGATGGAAGACCGACACCGTTACTG caaaaacaaaagaaacgcATGCTCAGAAATCAGGAATATGCAAGTCAAATCGTCTCAATGTGCTCAGAAGTTGATTTTGCGAAACAGAGACATCAGAATGCAATAAGAGCGAAGGAAGAAGAGCGACAATCAATTATTAGCAACAGGCTCAAGCCAAAAGGAAAGGCTTTAtggaagaaataa